Genomic segment of Veillonella parvula DSM 2008:
ATTATCAAATACGGCTTCCTAGACGTACCGGGTTTACTCACTCAACTCGAGAACAGACCATTAATTAAACATCGCAGTAGTGTAAGTGGCGTTATTGCCCGCTGCGTACAAGCAAAAGCAGATATCGTGGAGCAAGACGAACGCGAATCTGGCGTACGTGTCCTCTTAAATCTCGGTCATACCTTTGGTCACGGCATCGAAAAAGCGAGTCATTTCGAGGTGCATCACGGTTATGCCGTTGCTATTGGCATGGTGCTCATGGCACAAGGTGCAGTCAAACATGGAGAATTAAATGCGGAGGCTTTAGAGAAATTAAAGGCCCTTATCAAAGCACACGATTTGCCAACCACAACAACGATAAGCAAAGAAGAGATTCTAGCTGCCGCTAAGCACGATAAAAAAAGCGAAGGAACAACCATTAAAATCGTAGTACCTACTAGCTATGGTCACAGCGAACTCAAGGTAGTAACACACGAGGAACTTGCTACCTATTTAGATTAAGGAGATTTATATGCATTCTGTAACGAACGCCATCCCTATAGGGACTATCGCGTCCATTCCTGCAAAGGCTCATGCGCACCGTGCGCTGATTTGTGCCGCTCTCGCCAGCTCACCATCTACCATACTACTGAACCGCACCTCTAAAGACATCGATGCAACTATGGACTCCTTACGAGGCTTAGGAGCACACGTTGTGTATGAAAATAAAGTTGTCACTGTTACACCTAGTCCTGCGCCCCAAAAAGGCAATGTTGTTCCCCATGAATCGGGCACCACATTGCGCCTCTTATTACCAGTAGCAGCCTCCATTTGTAATGAGGTAGCTGTGGATGCAAAGGGGCGTTTACCAGATCGTCCTTTAGAGCCCATGCTCGGTGAAATGAAAGCTCATGGCGTAACATTCTCCCAAGATAAACCACCATTCACCATGACAGGTCTTCTCCAAGGTGGTCAATTTAGCATGGTTGGCGATGTGAGTAGCCAGTTTTTCTCTGGATTATTGTTAGCAGCTCCACAATGTGGAGGCGCTATAATTACATCTACTACGCCACTTCAATCTAGCGACTATGTCACATTGACAACTACAACGATGGTAGACTTCGGCGTAACAGTCGACCATATACCTGCCTCTGACACAGTCCAAGAATCCTTTACGGTAGCGGCTAATGCTACTTTCAAAGGACAGAACGATTACCAAATCGAAGGGGATTGGTCCAATACAGCGATTTGGATGGTGGCCGCCGCTATGACAGGCAAACCTATTACCATTACGGGTATGAACAAGAATTCTGTACAAGCTGACCGCCGCATCATGCAAGTTATGATTGATGCCGGTTGTGATGTGGTATGGAATGGAATGAACGTAACCATTACAGGCCGTGCAGTAAAACCAATCCATGCC
This window contains:
- the aroA gene encoding 3-phosphoshikimate 1-carboxyvinyltransferase, with product MHSVTNAIPIGTIASIPAKAHAHRALICAALASSPSTILLNRTSKDIDATMDSLRGLGAHVVYENKVVTVTPSPAPQKGNVVPHESGTTLRLLLPVAASICNEVAVDAKGRLPDRPLEPMLGEMKAHGVTFSQDKPPFTMTGLLQGGQFSMVGDVSSQFFSGLLLAAPQCGGAIITSTTPLQSSDYVTLTTTTMVDFGVTVDHIPASDTVQESFTVAANATFKGQNDYQIEGDWSNTAIWMVAAAMTGKPITITGMNKNSVQADRRIMQVMIDAGCDVVWNGMNVTITGRAVKPIHADLEQMPDMLPVMAALACSIQGKSSFVNGARLRLKESDRLEAVANLVRDLGGTVREDGDDLYIIGSGILKGGQGDCVNDHRLVMAGTLMALISENPVILQDSEAITKSYPDFFVDWNILGGNAQPI